The sequence CCGGTCAGGCCGTGGTACATGGAGGCCGTCTCCGGGATTACCCCAGCCTGCTTCAGCTCCGCGACCGCCGCCGCCGGTGAGTCCGCGGATTTCAGGCGGAGCGATCGGGCCACCATGACCGACACCTCGCCAACCGTCACCGCCTCCTGTGGCGGCCGGTCGTAGGAGGCATCGAGCAGGCCACGGGCCTTGGCGACGGTCAGTCGATTCGGGTACGTCGACGCGCTGACGCCGTTGTCCATCAGCAGCACGGCGTGGATGGCATCGTCCTGGCTGGTGATGGGGCGCCGCTCCATTTCGTCGTAGAACTCAAGTTGCTGGGTCGCCCCGCCATCGGGTCCCCACGAGAAAAGGTCCGCGGCGGTCACATCAACGGTGGGCCGATCAGAGATCGCAGCGCTGCCGGATGAAGCGGGTTTCGACGCATTTCCCTGGCACCCTGCCAGTGCGGCCAAGGCAACGAGCGACGGAGCAAGAAACCGGAGCGTGCGGATCATCGTCGAGCCTCCGTGCACAAGTCGTTACGAACGGTCCTCGTCCGAGGGATGCCTCAACCAGGCCAAAATCCCCTGTTTCGGTGGGCAATCTGGCCACGGGCGCAACGGCGCGTGCGTCCCAATTCGTCGGCCGTCAGGCAGGGGTCGATAAGCCGGACACCGAGATTCGATCTCATGTCACGCCGCCCCAGTCACGATCGGGACTGGGTCACTCCCAGTTCCTCTTCCGAGATATCGGCTTCGTCGACATCGCCCGCGGGCGCTCCGGGCGTCGCGGTCCGGCGCTTCTCGCCAGATCCAGCCTGGGCCGATCGTTCGTGCACGGCGGCTCCGCGCCCATCCTTCGTGATGCCGTAGACCATCCCGATGGTGGTCTCCTTCTCGCCATTGATCAGCCTGTTGACGACCTCAACCCCCTGCATCAGGGTGTGGTCGGTATTCGAGACCTCGTACTTCCACATGCCGAAGCGACCCCGCGAGTAGATCGAGTTCGACTCCAGCCAGGGAATGACCCGGGAGAGGATCTCGTCGCGGTCCACGCTCGGGGTGGGGTAGGAGTACTTCGCGTGGTAGCACCAGCGGGAGACGATGTCGGCGGTCTCCTCCCGGGTGAGCAGCCCGGCGTTGATGAGGCCCTCGATCGTTTCGTCGACAATGGTGTCCGGATTCACCGGCTTGTATTCGCTGTAGGAAGTCTCGCACAGCAGCGAGTAGTGGGTCGCGTTGTCGGGCGTCATGTGCGGCGAGTAGTTGCTCAGGTAGGTGACGCGGTAGAAGGGGCAGTTGTCCTCGGGGAAGTACATCCACGACTTCGTGCTCGGGCAGGGGCGCTTGATGCCGATCCCGACCATGTAGCCCCCCGAATGGCGGAGCCGTGAGGCCGCGGCACGGATCTCGTCCGGCACCGAGCCCTGCAGCACGTCGCGGCAGAGCAGGTCCAGGGGCATGGCCGAGATGAGGTGGTCGTAGGTGTCCGTCGAGCCATCTGCAAACCGGACGATCCGCCGGTCAACATCTATCGAGACGACCCGCTTGCCGAGCTCGACATGGCCGTCGAGGATCGGGCCGAACCGGCGGTAGAACTCGCCGGTCCCGCCTCGGAGCGGGAACTTGAAGCGGTTGTTGGGCCCCCAGCCAAAGTCGTCCTGGCCGAGAACAACATTGCGGATCGCTCGATCGGTATCGATCACCGCTACCCGCTCACCAATCCACTGCTTGTTCATCATCTCGGGCTCGTGGGCCCAGACCTTGAAGTTGTACGGCCGCATGAAGTACTTGGCGATCCCCTCGCCGAAGACGGCGTCGATGAACTCGCCGAAGTTGGCCGCGTCGGCCGGGGACTTCACGCCAGCCCGGCCCGCCTGGGCCTTGACCAGCCCCGCGAGGCACTCATAGGTGGCCTGCTTGGGGAGGTAACGCACGTTGTTCTGGAACGGGTACGGCACCCACGTGTCCATCATCCGGACCCAGCTCTCCCGGTTGTTGAGCGTGTAGTCGTCACCCATCAGGTGATCGAAGACGCGGTCGTAGTAGGAGTAGTGGCTGAACATCACGTGCCCGCCGATGTCCCACGTAAAACCGGCGTCGTCTACGAAGGAGTGGGCGAGCCCGCCGATGTACGGGTTGGCGTCGTAGATGGCGAAGTTGGAGTGCCCGAGCTCCTTGAGCCGGTACCCCGCGCCAAGGCCGGTCGGGCCGGCCCCGATGACGACGATCCGCTTCTGGGGCTCCGGGGCGTGCGCCGCGACGGGCAGTTCACGTGAATCGGGCATCGTTTCTCCGCGTTGGGCGCCGTCGGGTTCGGCCATTCTCTCCCGAGCGGGCTCTCCGGGCTGGGGGGAAGGATACCCGTTGGCACCGGGCCGGACCGGCCACCCCCCCTCAGATCGGGGCTCGATGTTGAAGGAAAGGCCGTGCAGAGTCCGAAAGATACCGCGGAGCCAAAGTCCGCGGGATTGCGTGACCGGGTATCGGGGGCAGGCGTGGGCTCGATCGATCGGGAAGGCGGGAAGAGTGCAGGAGACTGAAATGGTCCAGCAAGATAGCGCAACTCCTCGTTGTGTGCGTGCCGGTGTCAGGGCCGCCGAGGCGATCGCGGGCCTGCCCGCGGTGCCGACGCAGGATTGGTCCGACCGCGCCGCCCGGGTGCTGCTGTCGGCCGACCGGGCCTCGGTCGTTCTCCTGATGCTCGGGCGCCTGAACGAGGACGGCTCGCTGGCTCGGATCGAATCCGTCGGCGTGGCCGGTTCGCTCATCGCTGAGGTCGCCACGAACGTCGGTCGCCTGCAGAGCAGCAGCGGGCCGGTCGCGATGGACTCCACCCTCCCAGGGCTCGTCGCACTCCGCACGACCGCGTACACCATGCCCTCGCTCGGCTGGTCGCCGCTCTCGCTCCTCGACGGCCCGAGCCACTCCGCCATGGCCAGCCGGCTGGCCCCGGAAGGTTCGCCCGCGAGCGTCATGCTGACCACCCGCTGGAGCGGGGCCGCGGGCATCGGCGCGGTCGACCTGGTCCTCGGAGCGGTCCGCCTCGGTTCGCCCGCCCACCGCCGCGTGGCGATGGTCGAGATGGCGCTCGCCGCCCAGTCCACGCACACCGCCGCCCACGAGGCGGCGATCGTGATCGATGGGGTTCTCCCCTCGCTGGCCCGCCGCGCCGAGATGGCGTTCGACCCTTCCGGCTCGCTGACCGAGCAGCACCTCACGACCCGCGAAGAGGTCGTGCTCGAACGGCTCCTTCACGGCAAGTCCGTCCGGCAGATCGCCGAGGAGCTCGAGCGCAGCCCGCACACCGTTCACGACCACGTCAAGAGCCTGCACCGCAAGCTCCACGCGGCGACTCGCGGGGCCCTGGTCGCCCGGGCCTTGGGTCACATCGGACCCGATGACATGAACGGAAATGGCAACGGGAACGGCAAGAAGGCCCACGCCGAGAACTCGATGCAGACCAACGGCCGGTAGAGCACGCGGCTCTCCAGCACGCCTCCGGTCACGCGGGCGGCTGGTCGGTCGGTTCCCCTGACAACGCTCGCTCTGGCTCCGGCTCCGGGAGCGGCTCGGACTGGTCTGTGCCGGGCTTCTTCATGTCCTCGTTGATCAGGTACGCCAACCGCTTGGCCAGGTCGCGGTCTTCGCCGATCGGAACCGTGTACGACGGCAGGAGCCCGCGCCGGGCCAGGTCCGGGTCGACGCTGCGCACGTTCAGCTTGGCGCCGTTGAGATCGGGCCGCCAGCCGGGACGCTCAACCCGGAGCAGCACCACGCGGATGCGCATCACCGTCGGGCCGGTGCGGGCAAGGTCCTGGATGTCGCGATCAACGGGGTCGGCATCGGTCGGGGCCGCCCCAGGAGCCGGCTCGAAGGTCACCCGGACGATGCGCCGGTGCCGGTTGAGCAGGTCGTCCACCTCGGCGTCGAAGGTCTGCTG comes from Phycisphaeraceae bacterium and encodes:
- a CDS encoding FAD-dependent oxidoreductase; the protein is MPDSRELPVAAHAPEPQKRIVVIGAGPTGLGAGYRLKELGHSNFAIYDANPYIGGLAHSFVDDAGFTWDIGGHVMFSHYSYYDRVFDHLMGDDYTLNNRESWVRMMDTWVPYPFQNNVRYLPKQATYECLAGLVKAQAGRAGVKSPADAANFGEFIDAVFGEGIAKYFMRPYNFKVWAHEPEMMNKQWIGERVAVIDTDRAIRNVVLGQDDFGWGPNNRFKFPLRGGTGEFYRRFGPILDGHVELGKRVVSIDVDRRIVRFADGSTDTYDHLISAMPLDLLCRDVLQGSVPDEIRAAASRLRHSGGYMVGIGIKRPCPSTKSWMYFPEDNCPFYRVTYLSNYSPHMTPDNATHYSLLCETSYSEYKPVNPDTIVDETIEGLINAGLLTREETADIVSRWCYHAKYSYPTPSVDRDEILSRVIPWLESNSIYSRGRFGMWKYEVSNTDHTLMQGVEVVNRLINGEKETTIGMVYGITKDGRGAAVHERSAQAGSGEKRRTATPGAPAGDVDEADISEEELGVTQSRS
- a CDS encoding response regulator transcription factor — its product is MVQQDSATPRCVRAGVRAAEAIAGLPAVPTQDWSDRAARVLLSADRASVVLLMLGRLNEDGSLARIESVGVAGSLIAEVATNVGRLQSSSGPVAMDSTLPGLVALRTTAYTMPSLGWSPLSLLDGPSHSAMASRLAPEGSPASVMLTTRWSGAAGIGAVDLVLGAVRLGSPAHRRVAMVEMALAAQSTHTAAHEAAIVIDGVLPSLARRAEMAFDPSGSLTEQHLTTREEVVLERLLHGKSVRQIAEELERSPHTVHDHVKSLHRKLHAATRGALVARALGHIGPDDMNGNGNGNGKKAHAENSMQTNGR